Genomic window (Corynebacterium simulans):
GATTGTGGATCGCATCGAGGGCAAGGCTGAGGCTGTCGAGACCGTCGTCGGCCACACCGCTCGCGCTGAGGACATCGACATCGAGGGCCTCGACTTCGATATCCAAGATGTCCGCGAGGCACTGTCCGTCAACGCTTCCGACTGGGCTGGAGACATGGAAGACAATACCGAGTGGCTGCACTTCCTGGGCTCCCGCGTTCCTTCCGAGGTGTGGGACGAGTTTAATGCTTTGAAGTCCCGCGTGGAAAACGCCTAATCTTCTTACTTCCCGCGATTGGCTAACTCTAAAACAGTTAGCTGATTGCTGAAGAGGCTGACGTCAGGCTGTTTGGGCCTCTAGGGTCTGGTTCCGATCGTGCATCGGAGCCAGACCCTTTGTGTTATTTCGGGCAAATGGTAGGTCAAACAATGGTGCAGCTGTAGTTATTTTTACCCACGACGAACGTGTTCGGAAACAATGTTTCCGAACGTTTGAATTGGATACATTTTGCGGGGAATCGGGTTCAGCGGCGTAGCACGAGGACGAGGTTTGAGGTAAGGAACTCGCGCAGGACGGGCACCCGCGTGACCCACCACGCCCAGCTGGGGTGGTAGCGCGGGAACGTCGCTACTAGCGTCGAACTATCCACTGAGGCGCCGCCAGGTGCGGCGCCACTGCTGGTGATAGCTTCCGCCCACTTAAGGCCCTCGCGGGCAGAGACCGCGAAAAGCGAAGTGCCGAAGACGTTCTTCGGCAGGTGGCCGTGGCGGCGGGTATAGCGATCGCGGGCGAAGGCGCCGCCGACGTAGTGCTCCCACAGGCCGGTCTCATGCCCGCCGAAGGGGCCCAGCCACACGGTGTAGCTGAGCACAACCAATCCGCCGGGCTTGGTCACGCGCAACATCTCTTCTCCCATATCCCACGGATGCGGGATATGTTCGGCCACGTTGGAGGAGTAGGTGATGTCGAAGGTATCTGCAGCAAAGGGCAGCTGCGTGCCATCTCCGCGCACCGCGTTGGTCAGCTGGATTCCCGCGGCCGACATCTCGCCCGCATCGGGCTCAACGCCAAAGTAGCGCGCCCCGCGGCGGGCGAAGGCCTCTGCGAAATAGCCCGGGCCGCCGCCTACGTCGAGAACGCGCGCGCCGGCGAGTTGGGTGCCGACGTCGTGGCAAAGGGCGTCGATGAGCAGTGCAGTGTCTTCGGCCAGACCGCCGTAGAAAATTTCCGGCGCAGTCTGCTCAAAGCGGAAAGAACGTAGCAGGCGCCACGAACGCGCGAGCGTGGCCAAGGCACGGGTTTGTTTCATAACCCACTAGGCTAGTAGTTCGACATGAAGATTCTTTTACTGTGCTGGCGTGATTCCACCCACCCGCAGGGCGGTGGCTCGGAACGCTATCTGGAGCGCGTCGGGGAGTATCTGGCGGCGCAAGGCCACGAGGTGGTCTTCCGCACCGCGCGGCACATGAATGCTGCAAAGCGTGAGCATCGCGAAGGCTTTTTATATTCTCGCGGCGGTGCCAAGTTCAGCGTGTATCCGCGCGCGTGGCTAGCCATTTTGGCCGGGCGCTTGGGGCTTGGCGACGCCAAGAACATCGATGTCATCGTCGATACCCAGAACGGCATTCCTTTCTTCGCCAAACTGGTCTCGAAAGCGCCAACTGTTTTGCTCACCCATCATTGTCATCGCGAACAATGGCCGGTTGCGGGCCCGCTCTTGGCGCGTTTGGGATGGTTCTTGGAGTCGAAGGTTGCGCCAAGTGTCTACCGCAATAGCCCTTATGTAACGGTCTCGCAGGCTTCGAAGCAGGATTTGGAAGAGCTGGGAATTAAAGGCGCGCACATCATCGAAAATGGTGTCGACCCACTGCCAGAACATGTGCCGACCCTGCAACGCGAGACGGCCATCCATCTGGTGACGCTCTCGCGGTTGGTTCCGCACAAGCAGATTGAACATGCGATGGACACGGTGGCAAAGATGCCTGGCGCGGTCCTCGACGTCATCGGTTCCGGCTGGTGGGAAGCGCAGCTGCGTGAGTACGCCGAGCGCATTGGAGTGGCCTCGCGGGTTCGCTTCCGCGGGCAGGTTACCGAGGACTATAAGCACGCTTTGCTTGCGCTTGCCGACGTCCACCTCATGCCCTCGCGCAAAGAAGGCTGGGGGCTGGCAGTGATGGAGGCCGCGCAGCACGGTGTGCCGACGGTGGGCTATTCCTTCGGGCTGCGCGATAGCGTCATCCCGGGCCAGACTGGCGTGCTGGTCGATACCGAGGAAGAGTTTGTGCGGGCAGTCCGCGAGCTTGTTGCGGATGCGAATTTACGCCGTCAGTTGGGCGAGAATGCCCGTGAGCTGGCAGCACACTACTCCTGGGAGAAGACGGGGCGCGCTTTTGAGAAGTTGCTAACGCAGACCGCTCGTGCGACGGCGGGTAGCCAGAAGGCCCGGACGGACTAGCAGCCAGAGCACTAAGCAGGCCAGCGGGCTGGCCACCCAGGCGGCGGTAAGAGCCCACGGAACCTTGGGCGCGGGGGCGGGTGGCTCGGCGACGATGCGGCCGTCAACAACCACCGCGCCCACGCCGAGTTGGGCGAGCTTATCTAAGTCCTGGTCCTGCCAAGCTTGCAGCGCCGCGCGGTAGGCGGGCTGGGCTTGGTCGACCACAACGCCGTCGACGCGCAGTTCGCCGGATTCCAGTTTGTTCACGGCCTTCGAATACGGGTCGACTGCGGTGGTGCCGTCGGACAAAGTGACGAGGGAGGGGCGTTGCGGGAAGAGTGCTAGCCGGCCGTCTAGCTCTTCGACGAGCTGGTGATCAATGCCGCTGGGGCGTGGCGTGAGGACAGCTAGCTCGCGTGGAGTGTCGGGAGCCTGAAGCAGGCAGGCGAGGAGTGCCAAGGCCGCGGGGAGGTTAGGCAGGGCGCCGATACCGGCGACGTAGAGGGGTAGGGCAAGTAGCGTTAGCTTGGAGGCGTCGCGAAGCAGGCCCGCGCCGGGGACCGTTTCAATCAGCCACGCCAGTGCGCCGGGGCAAGCCCAGGAAATAAGCGCGCTGCCGAGGCCTACGGCGGCGAGGAGGAGCAGGGGGCGTCGGCAAGCGGGGGCGAGGCGGCGGGCGCCGAGCAGCGCAACAGCTGCAACCACGAGCCCTGCGAGCGCAAAGCCGTGGTGGCGGGAGTCGGGAACGGCGTCGGCGCTCCAGATGCCGCTGAGACCAAGGAGAGCGCCGACGGTGCCCACGCCAGCTTCCGCGCGAGGCGCGAATGCAGCCACCTGCGCGGCAGCCGGACCGGGAACTGCGTTGTTGGTAATCGCCGGCACCAGCCACGGCAGGCACAGCGCCACGCCACCCGCGGCGAGCTTGAAACGGCCAGTAACAAGGGCGATTAGCACGCCGAATACGCCGCCGGTGGGAGTAAGGGAACTTGCCCACAGACTCAGCCACGCGGGAATCGCGCGCTTGTGCAGGCACGCCCATGCAAGAACTGGCGCGAGCCATCCCGCAATCGCAAGGGACCAGTGCCCCAGGAGCAGGCGCTCGACGATGAAAGGATTGGCCACCGCACAAGCCATCGCAGCGGCGGCGGAAAGCGAAGTGCGGGCCCACTTCGCGGCAACGTATGCGCTAGCACTTGCAGAAGCGGTGACGAGCACGCGTGCGAACCAATCACCGCCCAGCAAAGCTAACGCGCCGTCCTGGGGCGCATTACGCGCGGGCAGCGAACCCAGCCCAAAGTTGGAGGCGGTAAAACCGGGGTTGTGGAGTAGAACCATATCGCGCCAGACCAACTCGCCGGGCAGGAAAAACGGCCAGCACACTGCCACCACGAGCAGGGCGCCCCACAGCCCTAGGCCCCAGCGCGCGGACCTGCGGCGCGCGGATCTGCGGCGCGCGGGTTTAGGCGCCGACACGGTGGCGGCGCATGTACATAAAGGCGGCATAGGCCAGCAAGATAACGCCGATGACCTTGCCTAACCAGCCGACGATGCTGAGAATCTTCACGTTGTTGATGGTCGTGCGCACCGTGTCCAAACGTTCCTTCTTGGTGGCATCGGACCAGTTCAAGTTGGCCTGGAAGAGGGAGCGGTCGGCAGTGTCGTCCTCGGCAACCATCTTCTTCGCCTGGTCCTGGTCGGTGGCGAGGAAAATCTTTATGTCCTCATGAGCATCGACGATGGTGCCGGTGGTTGGTTCTACCCAGACGTCACGCGTGACCGTGTAGAAAGGCTCGAGGCTGACGTGCTCGGTGGGGTCCAGCCCGAAGCGGCGCAGCGACTCCTCATCGAACATCGCCTGCGCCGGGCCGGAGCGCTGTAGCTTCTCTGGGCTCGTGCGTGTGGCTTTCTCATCGGGGGTTTGCTGCTGCAAGACACCCAGCGAATAGGCCAAGGCAACCGGCTCAATTTCCTGGTGGAAGATGTAGGTCGGAATCGTCTCGCGCTTTTCGGTGCCGGTGAAGTCGATGGGCGCTGTGGTCTGCGTCATCGGATCGAAATACGGGTAGCTGCGCTGTTCCGCCTTAGCCGGGAAGAAGTAGCTGATGCCATCGCGCGAAAAGTCGTGGCCTGCCGCAGAGATATTCAGCGGGGCGATATCAACCTGCTGTGAGCTATTGGGCCCTGCTACCGGATAAGCTGATTCGCGGTTGAGCAGAGAGTTTTCCTTGATCTCCGCGATAGTCTGGCCATTCGAGGTGACCTGGAGGAGGGAATCGGCGGAAGCCACGGCGTCGTCGGCAGTAGGCGAGGTGCGGGTGGTGCGTTTGAGCGAAACGTCTCGTTCCTCTGCATAGCAATAGAGTGGAGCATCCTTGGCATCGCAGTCAGGGTTGCCATGGGTATCCGCTGGCTTCTTGTGTTGCACAGCGCGGCTGACGTTGATTGCTGGGCCCTGGGTAGGAGCGGTGTCGATGGTGAAGTTTAAGTCATCTGGCAGCGGCCGGGCTTGATTGTTGTACAACGGCGGCAGCACAGAACCGAGGAGCAAAAAGACGATTGCGGCGACGATCACCTTCGTCATCCGCGAGCTCCAGTTAATCAGCCGCTTCATTACAGTAGAGTTCCAATCAGTTTACGTGCGCCGTGCATTATGAGGAGGAAGGAAAATTAGTGTGGCTTCCCATTCTTCCTTAAAGAGCCTACCCCGCCATATTTCTGAGTTGGATGGTATGCGAGGCTGCGCTGCTTTGGGAATTGTGGTCACGCATGTCTCCTTTCAAACGGGCACCGGTTGGGGGATTGCGGAGCGTTTCGATTACTTCGTTTCGGTGTTCTTTGCGCTGAGCGCTTTCCTGCTGTGGCGCCGGCGCGCCCTGCACAGCCCGCGGGATTATGCGTGGTCCCGCGTGGGACGCCTGGCGCCTGCGTATCTGGTGTGCGTGGTGCTGGTATTCGCACTGCTTCCCGACGCCCATTCCGCCACCGCTACCCAGCTATTCAGCAACCTAACGGGCACGCAGATTTATGTAGTCGACGGTCTGGCGCCGGGGCTTACGCAACTGTGGTCGCTGTGTGTGGAGTTCGCGTTTTATCTGGTGCTGCCGCTGCTGGCGGCGGTGATGCGCGGATGGTCGCGGCGGCGCAGGGCGTGGGCCATTGCCGTGGCGGCGGTACTGAGCTGGGGCTGGGGGTTTGTTCCCTTCGTGGCTGATTACGCCAAGGGGGACGTGAATTCGCAGATTTGGCCGCCGGCGTATGCCTCGTGGTTTGCAGTCGGGATGCTGCTGGCTGAAGCAGAAACTGCGCGCGGGCAGTTTCCTGGGTGGCTAAAACGTGCGCTGCGGATGCGGTGGGCGTGGTGGCTGGCGGCGTGTGGCTGCCTGTGGCTGGCTAGCCGCGAGTGGTTTGGCCCGCGGGGTTTGGCGCATCCGGAGCCAGGTGAGTTCGCGCGACGCATCATGGTGGGCGCGGTCTTTGCGGTGTGCGTGATGGCGCCTGTGGCTTTGGCCCCACGGAAGTCTTCGTTGCTGAGCAACCAGTGGGGGCAGGCTTTGGGGCGTTGGTCCTACTCGCTGTTTTTGTGGCACGTTGCGGTGTTGTCGGTGGTCTTTCCCTTGCTGGGAGTGCCGTTGTTTTCGGGCAAGGTCGTGGACTTCTGCGTGGTCTTCGCGGTGACGGTGGCGGGCAGCCTGCTGGTCTCGGCCGTTAGCTACGCCGTGGTGGAAGAACCCGGAAGGCGGTTGGTTGGTCAGTTCGCGCGGCGGCTGGGCCACAGGACGCAGGCTAGCGAGGCAGCGCACAAGCAGGTCACGAGGACCGAATCGCCGGCATAGCTGCCGCTGGCCCACGGCGCGCGGGCAAGCATGGTCCCAGCCGCCGCCGTCAGGGCGGCGGCTAAAGGAGCAGCGCTTAGCGACGTCCATCTCAACACCACCCACGCAGCTACACCCGCGAGTACGGCGGGCAGGCCGAGCAGGCTGAGCGTACCCAGGCCGCATACTGCAGCGAGAATGTGGGCGCCGCGGCCATCGTCTGGCTGCCACGGCGCGGTGGGGCGGCGGCGAAGAGAAAGCAGGCAGCCGGCCACGGTCAGCAGGGCCAGCGCGCCGCCTAAGCCAAGCGCGGCCTTATAGGTACGCGCCGCGGCAAAGCTCATGCGGAAGCTACCGCTTCTGCCTGCGGGAATAACAAAAGCCTGGAGGGAAGCGTTGATCTCTCGCGGCGCGAGGTCGATGCTGCCGGCCTCCGAATCGAGGTGGCCCTGCAGGCCGGGGTTAAACGCATTGCCGGTGATAAGCAGCCGGTCCTGCCCCGTGGCTTCGATGGTGCCGGAGGTTCGTTTGCTGGCGGCGGCCGGTGACCAGCCCACCTCGCGCAGGCTGATCCATCCGCCGGTGCTGCGCACGCGGTGGGTGCCGGAGCGGAGGGTGAGGTGCGCACCGGGGTTATAACGCACACCGTCGATAAGCACGGGCTTGCGGGCGTCCAGCTCCAACCGCATGGTGCGGGGCACCGTGAAGTCACGGATGAGGATACGGGTGTCCTGGGCTAGCTGCTGGAAGAAGAACTGGTGGACGTCCGGGGAAGTCGCCGGAACGGTGACCACGCGCTCGATGGGGGAGCCCACGACCTGCGCGTTGGCGATGCCCACGCGCTCGGAAAGATCGATGCGGATGCTGCGGGTATCCCCACCCGGCACGCGCACTTCTCGGGAGCGGTAGGGCTTGAGCTTAACCTTGACCTTCGCGCTTCCCGAGCGCACGGTGACCTCGGTGTGGGCAGTGGCCATGAGCTTGACCACCGGCGCGTGCCACGCCGGCGTATTCGGGTCCTTGTTTAGCTCCAGCCAGCCGGTATCGCCGGGGGCGGGCCACCAGGCGGTGGAATTTTCGCCGTCAACAGCAGCGGTGCGCGAGCGCGCGGGATTGGCGCCGCCGAAGGCATCGGCGTCGGCAGCCGAGGAAGAAGCGCGGACTGTGCCGCCGTGCGAAACCACCTTTGTCAGCGGCCCGGCGGAGGGGTAGTCGCGCAGGCGGTTATTCACCGTCGAGGGATCTCCCTCGGCCAAAGGCGCGGAGATGGGCCCGTCGAGGGTGCCGTAGTTGCGGTCGGTCAGCGTGGGCGTATCGGTGACGATGTCGGCGTCACGATCGACGAGCTCGTAGGCAGGAGCCGAACCGTCACCATGGGCATCCAGGAAGGCCAGGGACTCCCCGCCGCCGGCCACGCGGACGGGATTGGCGGAGGTCAGTGTGCCTACGGCGTCGTCGGCAGGCGGGAGGATGATGACCTCCACCTCGTCATCAGGGCCGAAGGAGTGGACCTGCCCGCCGTAGGAGGAAGCATCGCGCCAGGCCGCCAGCGGGGAGTCATCGCGGCCGTTCGCGCCTTCTGTAGACGCTAAGTCGTGGCGCAGCAGCACCGCACCGATGCCGAGGCGGCGCAGCGCGGCGCTACCGGTGGCGGGATCTTCGTGGAGGGCTGCCACCACGCCGTCGAGTCCGCGAATGGCCTCGGGTGGGACGAGGGGGATGGCGTCGCGGACGGCCCACGGGACGTCGAGAAGCGGCTGTGCCGGCTCATCGCGTGTCCAACCCCAGTTTTGGCGTGCGAAAGAAGCCTCGGGGAACAGCAGCGTGCGCGTGCCCTGGGCATGGGTGTTGAGGAAGTCCGCAGCCTCGTGCCAGTACTCCGGGACCTTTTCGTAGGCGCCCTTGGGAAGCAGGCGCCCAGTCCACGCGGGCGAGAAGGACGCGCAAGCAATGGCGGCCACCAGCACCGCCACCGCTTGGCGACGCCCCGGCCGCAACCACTCGTCCCGCACCCGCGGCAGGGGCAGGGCGGAGGTTGCCGCGGCGAAACCGAGCAGCAGGGGGATGCGCACGAGCGGATCGAACTTGTGGAGGTTTCTTAGCGCGGCGAGCGGGCCGTCGAGCGCGTGGAGATACCAGGCGGCGTGGGTGCCGAGGATAGCGATGCCCACGCAGGCCATGACCGGCCAGACTCGTGGCAGTCGTGCTAGGCCGTAGAGGCCAATTGCTGCCACCGTCATGGTGACCAGCCCGAAGAAAGGCTGGGTGGCCAGTGCATATCCGGCTACGCGCTCCGTGTCGACGAAGGGTGCCCAGCTGGTGGTGCCGCGGAGAATTTCCGGCAGGTTTAGCCAGCGGGTGGTGACATAGGAAGACTCGATGAACTCAGTAAACGGCGGGGCGTAGCGCCCCAGCACCAAAAGCGGCACTATCCACCACAGAGAAACCGCTGCGCAGCCAGCCAGCCACACAAGGCCGGGACGCCAGGCTCGGCGGTACAAAAGCACCACCGCTGCCGGAACACACGCCGCGAGGGTAGCGGTGGCATTGACCGCGCCCATCGCTGCCACCGGCAAAACTGCTGCCGCAGCGCAGCGCCACGTTAGCTCCCGGCGCAAGAAGGGCAGGATGACCCACGGCGCCAGCATGACCGGCCAGGTCTCCGAGGAAATTGCGCCTATCGTAGTCAGCGCGCGGGGCGAAAGCGCGTACAGCAGCGCCGCAAGAAAAGGCCAGACGGGCGAAATCTCCCGCCTAATGCCCTCCCTCCTAAGGCCTCTGAACTGCGGAGGAAGAGACGCATAAATCAGCCGGTGGAAGCCCCAAAAGCCCACGCCTAGGACGAGTAACCACCACAAGCGCTGAGCTACCCAATCCGGCAGCGGCGAGGTAAGAAGAAAAAACGGGCCCTGCGGGAAAAGATAACCATAAGCCTGGTTCTGTAACTGGCCGAGCGTAAAGACCTCGGTATAGGCGCTGGTCGCCCCGCGTAGAAAGCCTAGGGGGTTAGCGGTGAGATCGTGCTTGGTATCCGCCGCAACCAAGCCAAAGGGCTGGGTAAATACGAAAACAGCGAGAGCTAAAAGCCCGCCTATGCGCCAGCGGGACTGCGCATTCATTAGTTCCTAGAGCCGTACTCCGGGCCGCCCATTACGGCATCAGAAGCGGAAACTGCACCGTCCGACGGAACTGCATCAGCATTAGAAAACTGCGCGATGCCGATGATGGTGATGACGCCGAGGGCGATGCCCACGACGGTGCTGCCCACGGCGGGGCCGAGGGTGCGCTTGTTGAGGGAGTCCGTCTCGAGTGCCATAAACCCACATCCTAGCAGCTACCTGCTAGAAATTTAGCTATCTTCTTCCTCCGCGTCGTCGTCCAACTCGGGCGGAACAATAAAGACCGGAAGGCCAGCGTTACGCACGATGTGCTCGGCCGTGGAGTTGGTCCACCAGCCGCGGAAGCCACTGAGAGCGCGGGTGCCGGTGACGATGATATCGACGTCGAGTTCTTGCGCGGCGTCGACAATAGCGGAGGCAATCGTGGTCACCGACTCCACCAAGTGGGCGCGGCCGGAAAGGCCCAGGTTTTCTGCAACCTCGACTCCTTGCCTACAAATCCGCAGCGCTTCCTCATAGGCCGGATCATCTTCCACCGCTTCCGGCGCCACCGTGGACTGGTGCATGCCAGTACGGCTGACCGCACGCGCTGCCTGACGGGCCATCGGCTCCCACGCCGTCAAAATCTCGACGTGGCGCGGGCGCAGCAGGCGGGCTGCGTGCTCCATCGCGCGGGCTGCCCGAGTGGAGCCGTCGTAAGCAATTAACATCGTCTCACCGTTACTCATGGATGCCATACTAACCCCCTCCGCGGGCATATCGCTGGGAATCGTGCACACTGGAAGACATGGAACTTTCCCCGTCCCCGATGTTCTCGGCCCGCACTGCGGCTACCGCTGTCCTCACGCTTGGGCTTGGTTTTGGCCTGGCTTCCTGCGATAGCGAGCAGCCGGAAAGTACGCAGGAGCCCGCGGCGTCGAGCTCGGCGCCTGGTGCGGCGTCGGCAAGCGCGGCACCGAGTACAACCCCCAGCGAGGAAGTGCCTGTGCCCGTGGACCGCCGCCAGCTGGCCGCATCGGTGCTCATGCCGCCCGCGGTGAACTACGACGACGCGCTGGCCAAACTGCAGGCCGGCGCCGGCGGAATCTTCATCCCCAGCTGGGCAGACCCGGCGCTGCTCAGCGAGCCAGGACGCGACATTAACGCCCTGCGTGCGGCAGTGGGCCGCGATTTCCAAGTCTCCATTGATTTCGAAGGCGGGCGTGTACAGCGCTTTTCCGAAATCCTCGGCGAGCATCCCGCGCCTGCGCAGATGGCCGCCGAGCATAGCCCAGAAGAGGTCGAGCAGATGGGGGCCGAGATCGGGCGCGTGCTGAAAGAACACGGCATCAACGTGGACTTCGCGCCGGTTCTCGACGTCGATGGTGGCGAACTCGAAGTAGTAGGCGACCGTTCCTTTTCCACCGACCCCAAGCAGGCCGGCGAGTACGGCGCGGCTTTTGCCCGCGGCCTGGAATCGGCGGGAGTAAAGGCTGTGTTCAAGCACTTCCCAGGTCACGGCCGCGCTTCCGGTGACACCCATCTCGGCGAGGCTGTGACTCCGCCGCTGGAGGAGCTTTACGGCCACGAGTTTGTGCCTTTCCAGGAGGCGATCCCGGCGGCTCCTGCGGCGGGACTCATGATGGGGCACCTCGTTGTGCCGGGGCTGGGCGACGGGCAAACCCCCGCCTCCATCAATCCCGCGGCATACCAGCTTGCGCGCGAGCAGCTGCACTATGGCGGGCCTATCTACACCGATGACATCGGCGGCATGGCCTCTATCGCAGACACCATGAACGTCCCGCAGGCGGTGGTGGCTGCGCTGGCTAGCGGCGCGGATATGCCACTGTGGTCCACGGATGCTGAATTCCCCGCGGCTGTCGATGCGGTGGCCGCAGCACTCGATGACGGCACGCTCACCGATGTGCAGCTGCAAGCCTCCGCCCAACGGCTTACGGGTGGAAAATTGCCCGAATAGTAAGAGCTGATCAGGACCTTACTAGGAAAGTTTCAGCTTGAACGATAGTCTTTAAGGCGTGAAAAAGGCAGTAGGAAAGCAAACTGGCAAAGGCTGGCACATCACACTCGGTGTGATTGTCGGCCTTCTCCTCATCGCAGGCATCGCCTATGGGTGGGATGTAGTTGCGAATCAGGGCAAGGTCCCGCGCGCGACGTCGGTTGGCGGCGTCGACATTTCCGGAATGGAGCGCACCGCAGCGGTTGAAAAGCTGGAGCGGGAGCTTGGCGACGTCGAGACCAAGCCTGTCTCGGTCACCTCTGGAGAAAAGTCATCCCAGCTGGTGCCGAATGAATCCGGCTTATTTTTGAACTATCAAAAGGCCGTGGACGGTATCCCTGATGCTTCCTATAATCCGTTTAGCCGCCTGTACAGCTTCGTGAAATCCACCAAGGAAATCCCGGTGACCGTGGACGTTGATGCAGCGGCTTTGGACAGCAATTTGGAACGGGTAAAGAAGGAACTTTCCTTCGAGCCGAAGGACGGCATGCTGGAGCTAAACAACGGCGGTCTGAAGGCAACTAAGCCGGTCCTTGGCCAGACCGTGGATGATGCGGATCTGAAGAAGTCGGTGAAGGAGAACTGGTTGGACCCAGCCGGCGTTGAGGTGGCTCCTGTTGTTGTGGAGCCGGCGATTAACGACGACGCGATTGAAGCAATGCGCACCGGTGACGTCGCGAAGGCTTTGGATAACCCGCTGACCTTGAACGGTGAGAACAATGTCTCCGGCACGCTGCACAAGGATGAGATCGCGCAGTTTGTTTCCATCGAGGCAAAAGACGGCAAGCTGGAACTGAAGGTGGATACCCCGAAGGCGCAGCAGTTGTTTGAAGAGCACATGGATGGCTCGCAGGTGCCAGGCCAGAATGCCAAGATTTCCTTCAGCGGCAGCAAGATGAACGTGACTCCTTCGGTCGATGGCTCGATTATCGACTGGGAGAAGACCATGAAGGATTTCGACAAGCGCGTTAAGGGCGACGAGCGCACCTGGGATGCGGACTACAAGCCGGATCCGGCGGAGTACACCACGGAAATGGCGGAGAAGGCAACCTTCAACGACACTGTTTCTGAGTTTTCTACCGGTGGCTTTTCGGGCGCTTCGGGTGAGAACATCCGCCGCGTGGCGGAGGAAGTAAACGGCGCTGTTGTCAGCCCGGGCGAGACTTTCTCTCTTAACGGCTACACCGGCCCGCGCGGTACTGCGCAGGGCTATGTGGAATCCGGCATCATTATTGATGGCCACTCCGGTACTGCAGTGGGCGGCGGCATCTCGCAGTTCGCCACCACGTTGTACAACGCTGCCTACTTCGCTGGCATGGAAGATGTGGCGCACACGCCGCACTCATACTACATCTCACGCTACCCGGCGGGCCGTGAGGCTACCGTGTACGAGGGTGCTATCGACCTGCAGTTTAAGAACACCACGAACACCCCGGTCCGCATTGAGACCAGCTTCGGTGGCGGCAAGATCACCGTCCGCTTCAAGGGCGTGAAGACCTACAACGTGGAGTCTGTCAACAACGGTCGCTGGGCCACTACCCAGCCAACCCGTATGTCGGTGGGTGAGGATTGCTCGCCGTCGTCAGGCGCGCCGGGCTTTACTACCTCGGATACCCGCATTATTAAGGACCTCTCCGGCCGCGAGATTTCGCGCGAAACCACCACCACGGTCTACGACCCGCAGCCCATCGTCTCCTGCGGTTAGGTCATGGCTCGGCCGATGCACACCGCGGTGAAGGACCCGGCGGACGTCGATCAGCTGGCCCAGCACCCGATTGCCTTTCGCCGCGTGGCCGGCCTTTTCGCAGCCCACCGCGGCACGC
Coding sequences:
- a CDS encoding alpha-(1->3)-arabinofuranosyltransferase domain-containing protein, with translation MNAQSRWRIGGLLALAVFVFTQPFGLVAADTKHDLTANPLGFLRGATSAYTEVFTLGQLQNQAYGYLFPQGPFFLLTSPLPDWVAQRLWWLLVLGVGFWGFHRLIYASLPPQFRGLRREGIRREISPVWPFLAALLYALSPRALTTIGAISSETWPVMLAPWVILPFLRRELTWRCAAAAVLPVAAMGAVNATATLAACVPAAVVLLYRRAWRPGLVWLAGCAAVSLWWIVPLLVLGRYAPPFTEFIESSYVTTRWLNLPEILRGTTSWAPFVDTERVAGYALATQPFFGLVTMTVAAIGLYGLARLPRVWPVMACVGIAILGTHAAWYLHALDGPLAALRNLHKFDPLVRIPLLLGFAAATSALPLPRVRDEWLRPGRRQAVAVLVAAIACASFSPAWTGRLLPKGAYEKVPEYWHEAADFLNTHAQGTRTLLFPEASFARQNWGWTRDEPAQPLLDVPWAVRDAIPLVPPEAIRGLDGVVAALHEDPATGSAALRRLGIGAVLLRHDLASTEGANGRDDSPLAAWRDASSYGGQVHSFGPDDEVEVIILPPADDAVGTLTSANPVRVAGGGESLAFLDAHGDGSAPAYELVDRDADIVTDTPTLTDRNYGTLDGPISAPLAEGDPSTVNNRLRDYPSAGPLTKVVSHGGTVRASSSAADADAFGGANPARSRTAAVDGENSTAWWPAPGDTGWLELNKDPNTPAWHAPVVKLMATAHTEVTVRSGSAKVKVKLKPYRSREVRVPGGDTRSIRIDLSERVGIANAQVVGSPIERVVTVPATSPDVHQFFFQQLAQDTRILIRDFTVPRTMRLELDARKPVLIDGVRYNPGAHLTLRSGTHRVRSTGGWISLREVGWSPAAASKRTSGTIEATGQDRLLITGNAFNPGLQGHLDSEAGSIDLAPREINASLQAFVIPAGRSGSFRMSFAAARTYKAALGLGGALALLTVAGCLLSLRRRPTAPWQPDDGRGAHILAAVCGLGTLSLLGLPAVLAGVAAWVVLRWTSLSAAPLAAALTAAAGTMLARAPWASGSYAGDSVLVTCLCAASLACVLWPSRRAN
- a CDS encoding DUF3068 domain-containing protein, which encodes MKRLINWSSRMTKVIVAAIVFLLLGSVLPPLYNNQARPLPDDLNFTIDTAPTQGPAINVSRAVQHKKPADTHGNPDCDAKDAPLYCYAEERDVSLKRTTRTSPTADDAVASADSLLQVTSNGQTIAEIKENSLLNRESAYPVAGPNSSQQVDIAPLNISAAGHDFSRDGISYFFPAKAEQRSYPYFDPMTQTTAPIDFTGTEKRETIPTYIFHQEIEPVALAYSLGVLQQQTPDEKATRTSPEKLQRSGPAQAMFDEESLRRFGLDPTEHVSLEPFYTVTRDVWVEPTTGTIVDAHEDIKIFLATDQDQAKKMVAEDDTADRSLFQANLNWSDATKKERLDTVRTTINNVKILSIVGWLGKVIGVILLAYAAFMYMRRHRVGA
- a CDS encoding acyltransferase family protein, translating into MASHSSLKSLPRHISELDGMRGCAALGIVVTHVSFQTGTGWGIAERFDYFVSVFFALSAFLLWRRRALHSPRDYAWSRVGRLAPAYLVCVVLVFALLPDAHSATATQLFSNLTGTQIYVVDGLAPGLTQLWSLCVEFAFYLVLPLLAAVMRGWSRRRRAWAIAVAAVLSWGWGFVPFVADYAKGDVNSQIWPPAYASWFAVGMLLAEAETARGQFPGWLKRALRMRWAWWLAACGCLWLASREWFGPRGLAHPEPGEFARRIMVGAVFAVCVMAPVALAPRKSSLLSNQWGQALGRWSYSLFLWHVAVLSVVFPLLGVPLFSGKVVDFCVVFAVTVAGSLLVSAVSYAVVEEPGRRLVGQFARRLGHRTQASEAAHKQVTRTESPA
- a CDS encoding glycosyltransferase family 4 protein translates to MKILLLCWRDSTHPQGGGSERYLERVGEYLAAQGHEVVFRTARHMNAAKREHREGFLYSRGGAKFSVYPRAWLAILAGRLGLGDAKNIDVIVDTQNGIPFFAKLVSKAPTVLLTHHCHREQWPVAGPLLARLGWFLESKVAPSVYRNSPYVTVSQASKQDLEELGIKGAHIIENGVDPLPEHVPTLQRETAIHLVTLSRLVPHKQIEHAMDTVAKMPGAVLDVIGSGWWEAQLREYAERIGVASRVRFRGQVTEDYKHALLALADVHLMPSRKEGWGLAVMEAAQHGVPTVGYSFGLRDSVIPGQTGVLVDTEEEFVRAVRELVADANLRRQLGENARELAAHYSWEKTGRAFEKLLTQTARATAGSQKARTD
- a CDS encoding DUF2613 domain-containing protein, producing the protein MALETDSLNKRTLGPAVGSTVVGIALGVITIIGIAQFSNADAVPSDGAVSASDAVMGGPEYGSRN
- a CDS encoding class I SAM-dependent methyltransferase, with amino-acid sequence MKQTRALATLARSWRLLRSFRFEQTAPEIFYGGLAEDTALLIDALCHDVGTQLAGARVLDVGGGPGYFAEAFARRGARYFGVEPDAGEMSAAGIQLTNAVRGDGTQLPFAADTFDITYSSNVAEHIPHPWDMGEEMLRVTKPGGLVVLSYTVWLGPFGGHETGLWEHYVGGAFARDRYTRRHGHLPKNVFGTSLFAVSAREGLKWAEAITSSGAAPGGASVDSSTLVATFPRYHPSWAWWVTRVPVLREFLTSNLVLVLRR